From the Marinobacter sp. es.048 genome, the window TTGGCTTTGGTTTCGCCGACGCCATGAGAGCGTTTGTCCGGGAAGATCCGGATGTGATTCTGGTGGGCGAGATTCGAGATCAGGAAACTGCGCTGGAAGCGATCAGGGCCTCCCAGACCGGGCACGTGGTTCTGTCTACGCTGCACTGCAACGACGCGGTGGATTCACTGCAACGTCTATACGATCTGGGTATCCATCCTAACTCGATTGCCGGTGAGCTGCTCGCTGTCATTGCCCAGCGCCTGGCCAAGCGGATCTGTAAGCATTGCAGCAAGCCTGCAGAGCCAGATCCGGTGATTCTGTCCGAGGTGTTTCCTGATGGCCCGCCCGCGGATTTCCGATGCTTTGAAGGCGCCGGCTGCGATAAATGCAACGGTCGCGGCACCCGGGGTCGTGTGGCGATTGTGGAGTACATGGAAGTCGATTCGGACATACGGAACGCTATTTCCAGCCAACCACCCATCGGCGAATTACGCTGGCGCGCTCTCGATGCCGGCCTGGTAACCATGCGGGACAGCGCTCTGGACCATGTAATTGAAGGCATTATCCCGCTTTCCGAACTGCCGCGAATTCTCCCGAGGGAACGCATGGCACCGGAAGTCCGTGGCGGCCGCAGGAGTCAGGAATGAGTAACAAGCAATCTGTTAACAAGGCGGCCCAGCGGCAGCCCGTGGAGGTAGTCTACTCTGCTGAGCTGGACAAGCTCAGGAGTATGGATAACGGCCCAGTGCCTCCCGGCTGGCAGATGTCGCCCCGTGCGGTGGAAAGGTTTGTGATGGGAGATGAGAAACTCGGCATCGAACGAAAATTCGTTGCCGACCGGGCCATGGTGGTCCGGATCATCATTTCCCTTTGTACCAGTCGCGGCTGCCTTCTGGTTGGCGAGCCGGGGACGGCCAAATCCTGGTTGTCGGAATTGCTGGCTGCCGCCATTTCCGGCAGCTCCACCTTAACCTTGCAAGGTGGGGCGGTTAGCAACGTTGGGCAACTGTTATACAGCTGGAACGAAGCGGTTCTGCACACCGAGGGTCCCTGTCTGAAAGCGCTGGTACCCAGCCCGTTGTTGCGGGGGATGATGGAGGGTCGAATGGTGCGGTTTGAAGAGATCGCCCGCTGCCCACAGGCGCTGCAGGATGCGCTGCTCTCCGTTCTTTCCGACAGGGTCGCGGTGATTCCCGAGCTGGCGGGTGACGACGGTGTAGTGCTGGCACGGGAAGGCTTTAATGTCATCGCCACGTCTAACAGTATCGATGAGGGTGTCCATCGGATGAGCGCCGCGCTGAAGCGGCGGATGGACTTTGAAGAAATCCGGCCAATCCGAAATCTGGCCGACGAGATGGGCGTGGTGCTTCGGGAAGTCAGCAGGGCTAACCGCCGGGCTGGCATTGAGGTGGAGCTTGATGAGACGGTCATCGAGATTCTGGTGACCATGTTTCACGAGCTGCGCAATGGCCAGACCCTGGACGGCCGTAGTACCGACCGGCTTGCCGGCTCAGCGCTGTCCACGGCGGAAGCCGTTTCCGTTGCCCATGCGGCCAGCCTCAATGCCTGGTACTACGGTGGCGGGAGTATCACGGTTGAGCAGTTGATGCACCACATCATCGGCTCGGCTCTGAAGGACCAGCCCGAGGATCGGCGCCGGTTGCGCCATTACTTTGAAACCACCGTGGCGCCAAGGCGTGGCGATAACTGGCAGCAGGCGTGGGCGCTCCGGTCACTGATTCACTGAATCTTCCGGTGCGCCGGGCTTGCGGTCATCAGGTGTCAGCCCGCGAATGTGGAAGGCAAAGGCCAGGATCTCGGCAATCACCCGGTACAGTGATTCAGGAATCTCTTCGTTCAATGACAGGCGGGCCAGAATGCTGGCCAGTTCTGCGTTTTCGTAAAGTGGCACATTGTGCTCGCGGGCTATGCGGATGATTTCTTCCGCCAGCTCGTGGGTGCCTGTAGCGCTGATGGTGGGCGCTTTCTCACCATCGTATTTCAGCGCGACTGCGGCTCGGCTGTGCTGTTCTGTCTCTGATGTCATGCCCGGGTATCCACCAATCTGTGTTCGAGTCGGGTTACGCTGCTTTGAGGCGTGCCGCGGCGGCAGTCCAGGTCGGTCACTTCCAGACCCAGATCGGTCAGGCTCTGTCGTAGTGCGGGAAGCTCCTGGTTCACCTGACGCAGGGTTGCCTGTTTCTCCGCCCAGACCCGTGCGCTGACCGCCTGCTGGCGAAGGGCGACATCGAAGTGCAGAGGCCCTGCCTCATCCAGATCCATGGTCAGTGAAAGCCGCCATTCGGCTGTGGTGGTTTTCGCGGATCTGGTTTCTGATTCCCTGTCTTCGGGATATTGTTCGATCCGGACCTGAGCCAGCCTCGGTTCGTTCTGGGGTGTCAGCCATGGCAGGTCAAGTACCAGGGTGGACGCGGGTGCCGGGCCCGGCGCCTCGCCACCACCCCGTGCCGTCAGTACTTGGCTGTGTAACTGGTTGACGGTGATCCGGTTGAGCATCCCCGCCAGCAGGCGAAGCATCTGCCCCACGGTGGGCGCGTCGCCACTGCCCGGGGGCTGGGGTGTTGACAGGGGTTGGGGAAATTGCAGTGGCGCCTGCATCAACTCCGGCGTTGCAATAGGTGTCAGCCGGTTGAACTGTTCCGGAGTGCTGCCCTGTTGGGCAAGCAATGCGGTGATCACCCTGCCCAGCGCTAGCTTGAGATCGGGTAGCTGGGCCGACGGTGTCTGGGCCAGGCGTGACTCGGCGAAAAGTCCACTCTCAGAAAGCCATTGGCGGACCTGCTGCGGTGTTGCGTCCTGGCCGCCTGAACCGGGGGTCAGGCTGGTTCCCGAAGGTAGCCTCGCCACCAGTTGTTCAATAGCCTGCCTGGCGGCTTCCGGAAGCGGTTGAGCACTTCGTGATGACGGCAGTTGCCCGGGTAGCGGTTCCTGCCGCAGGCCTTGTGTCAGTGTCCCCAGCAGCCTGGTCAGGCCGCCGTCCAGGGTTTGCTGCCACGGCAGACGTTGGGCCAGGGCACGGGCAATCCCGGCTTCGGGTGCGGGCGCCAGTTTGCCCATCAGCTGTAGTTCATTGCCTGCACGCATCACTTTTACCCAGTCACCGGTAGCCAGTTCTGTTTTGCCGACAGCGGCCTGAACAAGAAGCGACTTGCCTCGAATGTCCAGTAACAGATCCGCGTTGTTGCCGCCCTGGCGGTTGATGATCTCCGCCACCCGGGCCAGGGTGGTTTCCCTGTTGGCCAGCTGCATCTGGTCGAGCAGCTGCCGGGCTGATGCCGCCATGGGCTCGCCGGCCGCTTCGGATGTGACCGCGGGCCGGGAAGTCTGCGTTGCAGGCTGGGCAGGAGTTCTCGGTGGCTGTTGTCCGCTGGGTAGTTTCATCGTCACTGATTTGATGTTGGACAAGAGTAATCCGCCGGCGCTTTCGTTATAATACGCCGCGCCGGTAGGTCACGCGCGAACAATGTTCATGGCTGCCGCTGTCACGAATGCACGCGATGCCGTTTTCACGCGCATCGTCCTGGTTACGGGGCCCTGATGTCTGAGCCGTTATTACAGGCTGTCGATCTGCAGTGCGAACGGGATGAACGCATCCTGTTCCGTGACCTGTCGTTCTCCATACTGCCCGGTACGGTCACCCGTGTCGAGGGCCCGAACGGCTCCGGCAAGACCACTCTGCTGCGGATGCTGGCAGGCCTGAATGACGCTTGGTCCGGCAAGCTGCTCTGGTGCGGCAAGCCCAGGTCTGCCCAGCGGGAAGAATTCCTCCGCAATACCCTGTATCTTGGCCACCGGCCCGGCATTAAACCATTGCTGACACCGATGGAAAATCTCCGGGCACTGACGGCAGGGCGTCGGCCGCTGCCGGATCCGGTTCTGCGCGAGGCGCTTGCTGGTACAGGGTTGACCGGGTTTCAGGATGTGCCCTGCCGGAATCTCTCCGCAGGTCAGCAAAGACGGGTGGCCCTGGCACGCCTGTTAATCGCCGATGAGCCGCTATGGCTGCTGGATGAAGTTTTTACCGCCATTGATGCGAGCGGCGTCAGCGCCATTGAAGAACTGCTTCAACAACGGGCTGCCGAAGGAGGTGCGGTGGTTGTGACGACCCACCACGATCTCAGCATACCCGGTATGCAGCGTATTGTTCTGGGTGGAGGTGCAATCAATGAATGCTGATTGCCGACCGGCGTTGACTTTACAGCAAGATGCTGTCGGAGTACTGGCGGCGATGCAGGCTGTGTTTGCCCGGGATATGAAGGTGGCCTTCCGGCAGCGGCAGGATCTTCTCAATCCGCTATTGTTCTTTGTCATGGTCGTAACCCTTTTTCCCCTTGGGGTTAGCCCGGAAGTGTCATTCCTGCGGGAGGCCGGAGCGGGTATCCTCTGGGTGGCGGCGTTGCTGTCGGTGTTGTTGTCACTGGACCATCTGTTTCGACATGATTTTGATGACGGCACGCTCGAGCAACTGGTGCTTCAGCCCCAGCCCCTGTTTCTGCTGATATTGGCAAAAACAGCGGCGCACTGGGTATTGACAGGCTTACCGCTGGTGGTACTGACGCCGGTTTTGGGCGTAATGGTTCATCTCGACGGGAACTCCATCGGAGTTTTGTGTCTAACGCTGCTGATCGGTACACCTGTGTTGAGCCTGATCGGGTCTATCGGCGCGGCACTGACGCTTGGATTACGGTCGGCAGGGGTACTCTTGTCCCTGCTGATCATTCCGCTGTACATTCCCGTCCTGATTTTTGGAACGGGAACGGTGGCTTCGGCTGCGGAGGGTGCTCCCGTGGGTGCCTATCTCGCTTTGATGGGCGCATTTCTGATGCTGGCACTGACTCTGGCGCCCTTCGCATCGGCAGCGGCGCTGCGTATTAGCCTGTCTAACGGGTAAAACAAGGTAACGGTAGGACGGTGACCATCTGATGTGGCAATTTTTTCACAAGCTGGGTTCTCCCAAATGGTTCTTCGGGATTGCAGCCCGGCTGATGCCCTGGCTACTGGCAGGTGGCATCCTGCTGTTGATGGCGGGCATTGTGTGGGGGCTGGCCTTTGCGCCGAAAGATTACCTGCAGGGCAATAGCTACCGGATTATTTTTATTCACGTGCCCACGGCCTTTCTCGCCCAATCAGTCTACGTAATGATGGCTGTGGCAGCCGTTGTCACTCTGGTTTGGCGCATGAAGCTGGCCGATGTATTTGTGAAGTCGGTCGCGCCGGTGGGTCTGGTCCTGACCTTTCTTTCACTGTTTACCGGCGCTGTCTGGGGTAAGCCCACCTGGGGAACCTGGTGGGTCTGGGATGCCCGGCTGACCTCGATGCTGATCCTGCTGTTCCTGTATGGCGGCGTCATTGCCCTGGACAGGGCGATCAATGATGAAAAATCTGCGGCACGGGCGGTAGCGGTGCTTGTGCTGGTCGGGGTGGTAAATATACCGATTATCCAGTACTCCGTTGAATGGTGGAATACACTACACCAGCCGTCGACGTTCAAACTGACGGAAAAGCCGTCCATGCCGGCAGAAATGTGGGTGCCTTTGCTACTGTCGGTGCTGGGGCTTTATCTGCTGTTTGGCTGGCTAGCCTGTCTGCGTATGCAAACAGAGATTCTGTTACGCGAGCAGAGAACGCGCTGGGTTAAAGATTACGTTTTGGCCGGGAGGGTCTGAAGTATGGCGTTTGATTCCTTTTCGGCATTTATGGTGATGGAAGGCCACGGGCCCTATGTGTGGTCTTGTTACGCTGCATTTTTCCTGCTTATGATTGGCCTGATGGTCTGGTCACTGCGCCGCCGAAAAGCGGCCATTGAAGCCTGCCGTCGAGGTTATGAGTTCCAGGCCGGGCGGAAGGATCAGCAGGCGGCATCGGCTTCGGCAGCGTCCTTCACCCGCGTCAAGGTTTCCCAAGACTGAAAGGCAGATAGCTGATGCATCCAATCCGAAAAAAGCGACTGACAATCGTCCTGTTCCTCCTGGTGGGACTGGGCATTGCTGTGAGTCTGACCACCTACGCGTTGCGCCAGAACATCAATCTGTTCTACGACCCCACCCAGATTTCCGCAGGTGAAGCGCCGTTAGATGTCAGAATCCGGGCCGGTGGCATGGTCGAGGAAGGATCGGTTCTCCGTGATCCGGACAGCCTGATGGTTGAGTTCAAGGTAACCGACTTCAACGCGTCAGTGCCGGTCCAGTACACAGGTATCCTTCCGGATCTGTTTGCCGAAGGGCAGGGCGTAGTTGCCATGGGCAGACTGGATAATAACGGTCGCTTTGTGGCCGATCAGGTTCTGGCCAAGCATGACGAAAACTATATGCCGCCGGAAGTTGCGGATGCACTGGAGAAGGCCGCGAAGGGCCAGCAAAAAGCCAGTGGCAGTGCGGAAACCGTATCCTACTAACCGTTTTATTTAACAGCCTGGTTTCTGGAGGCCTTTGATGTATCCCGAACTCGGACAGCTTGCACTGATTCTCGCGCTGTTGTTGGCAGTGCTCCTTTCCGTAGTCCCCCTCGCCGGTTCCCTGACCGGCCGGGACAATCTTCAGGCATTTGCCAGGCCGCTGGCGTCGGGCATGTTTGTTTTTATCGGTCTTGCCTTCGCAGTTCTGACCCACGCGTTCGTGACCGACGACTTTTCCGTGGCCTATGTTGCCAATAACAGCAACAGCCTGCTGCCCTGGTATTACAAGTTCAGTGCGGTCTGGGGCGGTCACGAGGGCTCACTGCTGCTCTGGATACTGATGCTGGCTGGCTGGACATTGGCGGTCGCTGTGTTCAGCCGCCGCCTGCCTGCGGTGATGATCTCCCAGGTGCTCTCGGTATTGGGTATGGTCTGTGTGGGCTTCCTGCTGTTTATTGTTCTCACCTCGAATCCATTCGACCGCCTGCTGCCCAATGTGCCTGCCGATGGCGCGGATCTTAACCCGTTGCTGCAGGATTTCGGGCTGATTGTTCATCCGCCGATGCTCTACATGGGGTATGTCGGCTTTGCGGTGGCTTTCGCTTTTGCAATCGCCGCCCTGATCAATGGCCGGCTTGATGCTGCCTGGGCCCGTTGGTCGCGCCCGTGGACCACAGTTGCCTGGGCGTTTCTCTCCCTTGGTATTGCGCTCGGAAGCTGGTGGGCCTATTACGAGCTTGGCTGGGGCGGCTGGTGGTTCTGGGATCCGGTGGAGAATGCGTCGCTGTTGCCGTGGCTGTCCGGTACTGCGTTGATGCATTCGCTGGCGGTGACAGAGAAACGCGGCGTGTTCAAGAGCTGGACAGTGTTGCTGGCGATCGTAACATTTGCTCTCAGCCTGCTTGGTACCTTCCTCGTTCGATCGGGGGTGCTGACCTCGGTTCACGCCTTTGCCTCTGATCCGGAGCGGGGCACTTTCCTGCTGGCCCTGCTTGCAGTAACAGTGATCGCAAGTCTCGCGCTCTATGCATTCCGGGCGCCTGTAGTGCATGTCCGCTCCCGTTATGGCTCGCTATCGCGGGAAGTGTTTCTGCTGTTCAATAACGTGCTCCTGGTTTCAGCGACGCTTCTGGTTGCCGTCGGCACCTTGTATCCGTTGGTCCTTGATTACCTGGATCTGGGCAAGCTGTCGATCGGTGAACCGTTCTTCAACCTGACGTTCAGTCCCCTGGCGGTGGCGACGGGCCTGTTGTTGGGTGCCGGCATTTTCTCCCGGTGGAAGAAAACCGATGGTGGCTGGTTGGCGCGAAAGCTGCTCTGGCCCCTGGCAATCAGCATTGTCGCCACCACCGCTGTACTGATCGGTTACGGCGGCTTCAAGCCGTGGGCGTTCCTGGGCATTTTCTCCGCTATGTGGGTAACGGTTGCCACCTTCTGGGATCTCTGGGACAAGTCCTCTTCCCGGAAAGGCCGCATCCATGGGCTCAAGCGCCAATCCCGCAGCTATTTCGGCATGGTGCTCGGACATCTTGGCTTGGCTATTACCATGGCGGGCGCAACGGTGGTGTCGAACTACGGTATCGAGCGGGATGTACGCATGGTGCCGGGTGATGTAGCGACAGTCGGTGATTATCAGTTCGTGTTCAAGGACATCGGTGCGCGTCAGGGCCCCAACTTTACCGCTCAGTACGGCACCTTTGATGTCATGCTGGATGGCGAGCGAGTTTCCGTGCTCCATCCTGAAAAGCGCCAGTATTCAGTTGGTATGAGCGTTATGACTGAGGCCGACATCGACGCCGGCCTGTTCCGGGACATCTTCGTGGCTATTGGTGAACGTATCACCGACGAGGCCTGGGCCATTCGCCTGCAATACAAGCCACTTGTACGCTGGCTCTGGCTGGGCTCTCTGTTTATGGCGGCCGGAGGCTTCCTGGCTATCTCGGATCGCCGGTATCGAATCCGGGAGGGCGCCGACCAGAAGGTGCAGGCCGGCCCTGGGGTGCCGGAACCTGGCTCTGCCACGTCCGCCGGAGCAACCTCATGAAGCGGTTCCTGCTCTTTCTGCCGCTGCTGATCGCCCTTGTAGTCGGTGTGGTGCTGTTCGCGGGTATTGGCAAGGATCCCACCAAGCTTGAGTCGGTGCTGGTCGGCAAGCCAGTGCCGGCATTCAGCCTGAAGGACCTGCACAACCCGGAGACCATGCTGGACCAGAGCCTTTTCCGTGGCCAGGTCAGCCTGTTGAATGTATGGGGAACCTGGTGTCCCGCCTGTAAGGATGAGCACGCCGACCTGATTTGGCTGGCCGAAGAGAAAGGCGTCAATATCATTGGTCTGAACTACAAGGACAACCGTGAGGATGCCTTGGTCTGGCTTGATCGTTTAGGGGACCCATACCGGAAAACCATCTACGACCCTCGGGGCACGCTCGGGTTCGATCTGGGGGTATACGGAGCACCGGAGACCTTCGTGATTGATGCCGGCGGTGTCGTCCGCTATCGCCACGTGGGTGTCGTCAATGAAACGGTCTGGGAGGAGAAGTTGCTCCCGGTCATCAATGACGTTCGGGGGAATGGCTGATGCTCCGGATCCTCTACCTGGTTTTTGCACTTCTGTTTTCAGGAATCGCTGCAGCCGATGTAGCTGACGTATACGATTTTGAGGATCGGGTCGAGGAGCAGCGTTTCCAGAACCTGATTTCGGAACTGCGCTGCCCGAAATGTCAGAACCAGAACATTGCCGATTCCAACGCGCCTATCTCGAAGGACATGCGGGATGTTGTCTATCGGATGATGAAAGACGGGTCCAGTAACGAGGAAATCGTTGAGTCTCTCGTTGGCAGGTTTGGTGAGTTTGTTCGCTACAAACCCGAGCTGGACAGCCGGACATTCCTGCTCTGGGCGACACCTGCGATCGCGGTGTTCGGCGGGTTTTTGGTGGTTGCCGGTGTGGTTATCCGTTCCCGGCGAGCGGGCCCGTCAGGCCCGGCGTTGAGCACTGAAGAGAAAGCCCGTGTCGACAAAATGCTGACAGAGCAGGACAGACCGTCCTGAAGCCGGCACTTGTCGGCATGTCCTGGCCGCTACCTCATTCTTAATTCTGAACCTGTGACTGAAACTTCATGACTGACATTTTCTGGATTGCCGCAACGGTACTGATCGTTCTTGCCCTGATGTTTGTGTTGTACCCGGTCTTTTTCCATCGGCTCGGTGCGAGAAAACAGACAGACCTGAAAAACCAGAATCTGATGGCCTATCGCTCCAGGATGAAGGAGCTCGATAACGAATACGAGGCCGGTATTCTGGACGACGAAAATTACCGTCAACTCAAAGAAGAGCTTGCGGGAAGCATGCTCGATGACGTTCCGGAGCAGGAACAGGTAAGGCCCGTGATCAGTGGCCGCAGGAGCGCCATGGCAGTGGCGCTGGTATCGATTCTTCTGATCCCCGCGGCCACCGTTTATCTGTATGAGCGCTGGGGCGCGATGGACCGGGTTGAACAGTTCATCACTATGCAGGAAATGGGAGCTACCGAAGGATCGAGACAGGCCCAGATGACCGAGCTTTCCGGGCAGCTCAGGGAGCGGCTGGAAGCCAGCCCGGATAACCCGGATGGCTGGGCGATGCTGGGGCGCACCTACATGCGCCTGGAGCGCTATGACGATGCAGCCTGGGCATTCCGGCAACTGGCCGACAGTGTAAATGACGATAGCCGGGCGAGAGCCGTTGCTTATGGTCTGTCTGCCCAGGCGCTGTTCTTCGGTAGCCAGGGCGCAATGACGAAAGAGGTTACGGCGGCCATTGAACAGGCCCGTGAGCTGAACCCGGATGAAGTGAATGCCCTCGGGTTGCTGGGGATCAACGCCTTCAGCCAGCAGAACTATCGGGAAGCCATCGAGTACTGGGAGCGAATCGAAATCGTAGCACCGGACCACCCCCAGATTGGCTCCATTCGGGAAGGTATTCGTGAAGCCTACACCCGTCTCGGCGAGGAACCACCGGCACAGGTGGCCGCAGCCGAAACCTCCGGTGCTGGGGTTACCGTTCGGGTAACGCTTTCCGAGGACTTCCAGACTCAGGTGCCTGCAGATACCACGCTGTTCCTGTTTGCCCGCCAGCCCAATGTCCAGCAGGGTCCGCCTCTGGCAGTAGCGCGGCTGACGGCAGATCAGTTGCCGGTGGAGATCCGGCTGGACGACCGGTACGCCATGTCACCCCAGGCCACCATTTCCAGTGTTGAAGAGGTTGTCGTGACGGCCCGTCTCAGCCGTTCAGGCAGTGTCAGCGCCCAAGCGGGCGACTGGCAGGGCAGCACCGACGCGCCCATAAGTGTTAATGAAAGCCAGGAAGCGCCGGTAGCGGTTGTGATTGATCAGCAGTTGATTGATTAACCCTCAGGACAGGCCCTCCGGATAGAGCGGAGGCAGGTCGGCCATGGTTTTGTCCGGTGTCCGTTTCCGGATATGTTCAAGGGCTCGTGCCAATGGTCGACCATCCCAGGCGTCGTGCTCGTGTCGGGGCGCAAAAAGCCTGGCCTGAAGCCTTCGGAGTTCCGTGGCCAGTGTCTCGTCGCCGAAATGATCGACAACGTCAGACGCAGAGCGGAAGCCGTGGCCGGGCGAGTGCAGATTTGCCCACTCCACCACAAGTTCCGGTGTCATTGCTGCGCCATCTCTCGCGGCCTTGGCCAGACGGTCGAAGGCGGCATCTTCATCCCGCTTGTCAGTCTGTTCCGACGTCACTTTTCGGCCTTTGCCTGACCACCACCATGCCAGTAACGTCCCGGCCCAGAGAATTCCCAGCAGCAGGCTGAGCCATTGCCAGAGTCCGGTTTCGTCAGCTGCCGGTTCAATCGAGGGTTCAATGTTGGCGGCATCGGGTTCCCGATCTGAACTGCCCTGGTCGGTTTGCGGGGGCGCAGCCGCGGCAACGGCATGCGGGTCTTTTACCGTCAGCGTTTTCTCCGGAATGACGGCAACACGTTCCCGATCCGCTTCGGTATCCCACCAGTAAATGCGAATGGCTGGCAACGTCATCTGTCCCGCCTCAACCGGTACCAGAGCCACGGATTGCTTCAGCGAAGAGGTCAGGCCCGCCGGCGTTGTTTCGGTCTGCCTCTCTGGCTCTTCCGGGTAACTTCTCAGTCCGTCCGGGACAGTATCGGGTAAGGGTGGCAGGGCCTCCCCGGGCAAGCCCGCCGCCGTCAGCCTGATCTCTCGGGTAATGTTTTCACCGGTCGCGACTTCCAGCGACGGGGGAAGCCCGGACTCTTCAAGCGACAAGCCGGTTGCCGGCAGCCAGGTATCTCCACTGAACTGGGAAGGAACATCCTTGACCGGCACCTCAAAAAGCTCCTCACTGTCCCTCAGAAAACGGAGGCTGCCGGAGGCATCCCTGGCCTGTCCCTCGAAGCGCACAGGGGGCAGATTCAAGGTTCCTGGCCGTTGGGGGAAGATCGCGTAACGGCGCTCCACCACGCGGTATCGCACACCGTCGCGATAGCGTGAAAATTCCTGCTGCCTGCCCAGGGATTCGATAATCACATGGGGATGAGTCGGCTCAGACAGCTCGCCGCGAATCAGGTTACCCCTGAAGAAAAGCCGCACTGTCAGGATCAACTGCTCCTGTACATAGACTTCATCCTTGTCGGCGGACAGCTCGATAAAACTGTCCCGTCCAGTCGCGGCCTGGTCCGGCGGCGAGCCGTCTAAGACTTCCACGGTAACCGGCTCCGAAACAGCATCCTTGAAGTTGAGTGCAGGGATGGTCAGTTCGCCGGTGGTTTTCGGTGCCAGTTGGTAGGTCCAGGTGATTTCGCCCACCATCTGACTGTTTACGGTGCGGATACTGTACTGCTGGTTCTGTGCCAGGATTTCAAAATCGGGTTCCACCTTCTCGATATCAGGCTTTGGCAGGCTCGACATGTCGAAGTCGAACAGGTTGCCGAGATTGATGTCGATCTCCATGCTGCCTTTTACGGTCAGGGTAAGAACCTCGCCCTCATAGAGACGGGTCCGGTCTGGCTCGACTGTCAGTTGCCGGGCCTGTGTATGGGTTTGTGCCTGGGCCGGCAGCCAGAGTGCCGTCAGAAGAAACAGACAGATGGCGGGTATCATCAGCCGTTTTACCATGGTGTATCGCCCTCATCGGATGGAGTCTGGCGTTGTTGATACTGCTGCAGGAACTTCCTCTGCAATAAGCCGCCCGGGTTGTCCGGGACCCGTCTGAGCCATTGCTCCTGGCTCTGGGTCAACGGCGTTTCAGAAATAGGGGCGGGCGCCTGAGCCTGGCCTGGCGATGATTCGTTGTCGCCAGATGCCTGCTCTGGGTTGCCGTCCTCGCCGGATTCCTGCTGATTCTGCTCATCGGCCTGATTGTTTTGCTGATCCTGGTTGCCGGGCGAGGACTGACTGTTTTCGGGGGTTTGCTGCTGATTATTACCCGAGCTGCCAGAATTTTCGCTTTCACTGTTTCCGTCCTGATTCTCACCGTTCTGTTGCTGATTGCCTTCGTTGCCCTGGGACTCTCCGGAATCCTGTTGGTTGTTGTTCTGGCTACCGTCCTGACCCTGTTGCTGTTGGTTCAGAAGCTCCTCGACAATCTTCCGGTTGTGCCGGGCATCCTCCATTTCAGGGGATTTTTCCAGGGCTGCATCGTAGGCAGCCAGAGCCTCCTGCAGTTTGCCGGCACGGGCCAGTGCGTTACCCCGGTTATAATTGGCACGTGGGCCCTGTGAACGGGCAAACGCCTGGGCGGCGTCTTCAAACTGGCCAGAATGATACAGTGCGGAACCTTGCCATTCCGGGTCATCCAGTTGCCGGGCGGCTGTTTCCGGGCTTTTCTCGATCAGTTCAGGGGCCCTTTGATCCTCCCGTTGCCAGAGCTCATCCCAGCTTATGGCTGCAGCTGGCTGTGGCCAGACCGGCAACAGCATCAGTGCGAGGGCACTGAAGGCACCGCGGCGCCAGCCCATTAAAACCAGGGGAAGGGCGAGCCAGAGTAGCCAATAGCCATCATCCTGCCAGCGACTGACCGTCAGGCCATCTTCTGACTCCTGCCATTCGTCGCTGTCCCTCGGGCTCAGGTTCAGGGATTGAATATCGGTATCGTCGAGGGTCAGCTCATGGCTCTGGCCACCGGTACTGCCAGCGAGTTTCGCCAGCGCTTCCGGGTCGGCGCGACTGATAACAATGTCGCCGTTTTCCCGGATAAAGCCGCGTCGGGCCAGGGGAATGGGACCACCTTCCTCGGTGCCGACAACCAGGGTATTCAACGCATACCCGGTGCCGGAGAGCGCATTTCGGATGGTTCCCTCGTAGCTATCGTTAATGCGGTCTGTGATCAGCAGTATGCGACCTTCGCCCGGTGCGCCCTGCTCAAGTAACGCCTTTGCGCGGGCAACCGCGAGAT encodes:
- a CDS encoding VWA domain-containing protein, which produces MWADFHFLRPFWLLLLLLLPILYLAFRQMRLGDSGWSRLIPARLLSPLIRHDGSSGKATKSPLVPATAALIILSLALAGPAWREAPTPLKQPVDSLVIALDLSLSMLATDLEPDRLTRAKRKIRDILELREGSLTGLLVFSGDAHVVTPLTEDGRTIEGMLNVLDPVIMPATGNRADLAVARAKALLEQGAPGEGRILLITDRINDSYEGTIRNALSGTGYALNTLVVGTEEGGPIPLARRGFIRENGDIVISRADPEALAKLAGSTGGQSHELTLDDTDIQSLNLSPRDSDEWQESEDGLTVSRWQDDGYWLLWLALPLVLMGWRRGAFSALALMLLPVWPQPAAAISWDELWQREDQRAPELIEKSPETAARQLDDPEWQGSALYHSGQFEDAAQAFARSQGPRANYNRGNALARAGKLQEALAAYDAALEKSPEMEDARHNRKIVEELLNQQQQGQDGSQNNNQQDSGESQGNEGNQQQNGENQDGNSESENSGSSGNNQQQTPENSQSSPGNQDQQNNQADEQNQQESGEDGNPEQASGDNESSPGQAQAPAPISETPLTQSQEQWLRRVPDNPGGLLQRKFLQQYQQRQTPSDEGDTPW